The window AAAATATACAGTTTTGAATTTGAAATATTTTTCCTTCCTGAATCCCGTCCCAGGACGACAACTTTCAATCGTTAGAGTAACATCACTCCATAGAAATATTTGTTCTTTGTGTGGAGGAAAACTTGAAAACAAATAGAAAATCAAAACATATAACAGCTGCAAAACTATGTTTAATTTTGTTCACGTCGATGTTTAGTTTAATTTTGGTGAATTGTTCTAAGGAAAAAAAAGATGATATGACAAGCCTGCTACTTGCACCGCTTCTGTATGCATCATACCCTGTAATTCCTGATTTACCAGAACCGACATTAAATTCGGTGAATTTGACTATCGGTGATACTGCGTTTACAAAGACAATCGGTGCCTGTAGAGGTAATTTTGGCGTTGATGACACTATAAGGATTCCAGGTAACGATTTAACTTTGCCAGCGTTCTTTATTAACCGCGTTGATTTTACAAAAACAAACAATATCTCATTAACTGCAGCGGGTACCTTTATATTGAATGTAATGGTGCAAGGTGGTGGGTATGATCCAGTTGCTACCTGTCCGGTGAAAATAATGGAAAATTCAAATACGATTTATGATATTCAGGTACAAAACTGCCCTGTTGATCAAATCCAAGCTCCAGTGACTCCAGCGACCAATCTTATCTCGTTCCGAGTTCGTTGTACGAAAGGTCTTTAAAAACAAAACAGAAAGTTTTTCCAAAATTGCATTTTGGAAAATTAGAAAATTAGCTCCAATGCATCGACTTCGATGTATTGGGTATAGAAAAAAAATAAAGGTAGTTTTATGTCAAAAATTCAAATGTTTAAACCAATTGTACTAGTTATCCTTCTTACTCTTTCTTTTTTCGTAAGTTGCAAAAACGAAAAGAGTTCTGACAAAGAAGGTGTACTACAGTATTATGCTTTGTTACTAGGATCAAGTGCACCACTTGCGGAAATTACTGATGCAGATTGTACAGACCCTGCGCCAACATTCGCATCACTTGGTCAAGCGGGAACAACAGCTACTTGTTCCAATTGTCATAACGCAGGTAATGCAAATGCAGGTTTTGACATCACTTCTTACAATAGCACTAGAAATAGGATTACGGTTGGAAACCCAAAGGGGAGTTTATTATTTAATAAAATCAATTCAGGATCCATGCGAATTTATAATACGAATGCAATCAATAAAGCAATCTATTGTTGGACACTAAAAGGTGGGAACCCCTGAATCTCTTTCATAAGAAGATTTTTTTTCTTCTTTTTTGGATATTAACAACCAATTTATTTGCAGACACAAAAACCAAATCACTGGTGGTGAAAGTTGCTAAGATTCACTTTTTAAGTGAGGCACCCCAAGAAACGATTCGAGGAAACATAACAAATGTTTCCGGGTCTGCAAATATGGTTTCAAAGAAGGTATCCATTCAAATCGAGATGAAGTACATAAATGTTCCGAATCGATTGATGAATCGTCATATGCATGAGAACTATCTAGAATCGGAACAGTATCCAACTTC of the Leptospira biflexa serovar Patoc strain 'Patoc 1 (Paris)' genome contains:
- a CDS encoding YceI family protein; its protein translation is MNLFHKKIFFLLFWILTTNLFADTKTKSLVVKVAKIHFLSEAPQETIRGNITNVSGSANMVSKKVSIQIEMKYINVPNRLMNRHMHENYLESEQYPTSIFNGVITTWDIQSKVVEIEGDLTLHGVTKKNFKIHGSIETREKDFLIRSNFQILLTDFKIEIPHLVILKLNDTIQIESEILWKYQE
- a CDS encoding LIC11213 family lipoprotein; translation: MSKIQMFKPIVLVILLTLSFFVSCKNEKSSDKEGVLQYYALLLGSSAPLAEITDADCTDPAPTFASLGQAGTTATCSNCHNAGNANAGFDITSYNSTRNRITVGNPKGSLLFNKINSGSMRIYNTNAINKAIYCWTLKGGNP